In Shinella sp. XGS7, a single genomic region encodes these proteins:
- the ahpC gene encoding alkyl hydroperoxide reductase subunit C, protein MSLINTQVQPFKAQAFHNGKFIEVSDESLKGKWSVLIFMPAAFTFNCPTEVEDAAEHYAEFQKAETEVYIVTTDTHFSHKVWHETSPAVGKAKFPLVGDPTHALTNAFGVHIPEEGLALRGTFVINPEGVIKTAEIHSNEIARDVKETLRKLKAAQYTAKNPGQVCPAKWNEGAKTIAPSLDLVGKI, encoded by the coding sequence ATGTCCCTGATCAACACCCAAGTCCAGCCCTTCAAGGCCCAAGCCTTCCACAACGGCAAGTTCATCGAGGTGAGCGATGAGTCCCTGAAGGGCAAGTGGTCCGTGCTGATCTTCATGCCGGCCGCCTTCACCTTCAACTGCCCCACCGAAGTGGAAGACGCTGCCGAGCACTACGCCGAGTTCCAGAAGGCCGAGACCGAGGTCTACATCGTCACCACCGACACGCACTTCTCGCACAAGGTGTGGCACGAGACCAGCCCGGCCGTGGGCAAGGCCAAGTTCCCCCTGGTCGGTGACCCGACCCACGCCCTGACCAACGCCTTCGGCGTGCACATCCCGGAAGAAGGCCTGGCCCTGCGCGGCACCTTCGTGATCAACCCGGAAGGCGTGATCAAGACTGCCGAGATCCACTCCAACGAGATCGCCCGCGACGTCAAGGAAACCCTGCGCAAGCTCAAGGCTGCCCAGTACACCGCCAAGAACCCCGGCCAGGTCTGCCCGGCCAAGTGGAACGAAGGCGCCAAGACCATCGCTCCCTCGCTGGACCTGGTCGGCAAGATCTAA
- the ahpF gene encoding alkyl hydroperoxide reductase subunit F has protein sequence MLDDTLKTQLKAYLERVTQPFEIEASLSDSESSRELQQLLQDIAAMSDKITLKLDGQDARRPSFSLKRTGTEQSLRFAAIPLGHEFTSLVLALLWTGGHPPKVEPDTIERIKGLDGDYAFEVYMSLSCHNCPDVVQALSLMSVLNPKVKSVIIDGALFQDEVNGREIMAVPAVWLNGAPFGSGRMTVEEIVAKLDSGAAAKDAEKLSAKQAFDVLIVGGGPAGAAAAVYAARKGIRTGIAAERFGGQVNDTMAIENYISVLETDGLKFATALEQHVKHYGVDTMNLQRATKLVPASEPGGLIELQLENGGVLKSKTVILSTGARWRNVNVPGEQEYKNKGVAYCPHCDGPLFKGKRVAVIGGGNSGVEAAIDLAGIVSHVTLLEFGEQLRADAVLVKKLESLANVTIIKQAQTTEFTGAAGKLNGLNYTDRASGEAKRIELEGVFVQIGLVPNTEWLKGTVELSKFGEIIVNAKGETSVPGVFAAGDATTTPFKQIIIAAGEGAKAALAAFDHIIRH, from the coding sequence ATGTTGGACGACACCCTGAAGACCCAGCTCAAGGCCTACCTGGAGCGCGTCACCCAGCCGTTCGAGATCGAGGCTTCCCTGAGCGACTCTGAGAGCTCCCGCGAGCTGCAGCAACTGCTGCAGGACATCGCCGCGATGTCTGACAAGATCACGCTGAAGCTGGACGGCCAGGACGCTCGCCGCCCCTCCTTCAGCCTCAAGCGCACCGGCACCGAGCAGAGCCTGCGCTTTGCCGCCATCCCCCTGGGTCATGAGTTCACCTCTCTGGTGCTGGCCCTGCTGTGGACCGGCGGCCATCCGCCCAAGGTCGAGCCCGACACCATCGAGCGCATCAAGGGCCTGGACGGCGACTACGCCTTCGAGGTGTACATGAGCCTGTCCTGCCACAACTGCCCGGACGTGGTGCAGGCCCTGTCCCTGATGTCGGTGCTCAACCCCAAGGTCAAGTCCGTCATCATCGACGGTGCCCTGTTCCAGGACGAGGTCAACGGCCGCGAGATCATGGCCGTGCCGGCCGTCTGGCTGAACGGCGCGCCCTTCGGCTCGGGCCGCATGACGGTGGAAGAGATCGTCGCCAAGCTCGATAGCGGCGCGGCAGCCAAGGACGCCGAGAAGCTCAGCGCCAAGCAAGCGTTTGACGTGCTGATCGTCGGCGGTGGCCCCGCCGGCGCTGCCGCCGCCGTTTACGCCGCCCGCAAGGGCATCCGCACCGGCATTGCCGCCGAGCGCTTCGGCGGCCAGGTCAACGACACCATGGCCATCGAGAACTACATCTCGGTGCTGGAGACCGACGGCCTGAAGTTCGCCACCGCGCTGGAACAGCATGTGAAGCACTACGGCGTGGACACCATGAACCTGCAGCGCGCCACCAAGCTCGTGCCCGCCAGCGAGCCCGGCGGCCTGATCGAGCTGCAGCTGGAAAACGGCGGCGTGCTCAAGAGCAAGACCGTGATCCTCTCCACCGGCGCGCGCTGGCGCAATGTGAATGTGCCCGGCGAGCAGGAGTACAAGAACAAGGGCGTGGCCTACTGCCCGCACTGCGACGGTCCGCTGTTCAAGGGCAAGCGCGTGGCGGTGATCGGCGGCGGCAACTCCGGCGTGGAAGCCGCCATCGACCTGGCGGGCATCGTCTCGCATGTGACCCTGCTGGAGTTTGGCGAGCAGCTGCGCGCCGACGCGGTGCTGGTCAAGAAGCTGGAAAGCCTGGCCAACGTCACCATCATCAAGCAGGCCCAGACCACCGAGTTCACCGGCGCAGCCGGCAAGCTCAATGGCCTGAACTACACCGACCGCGCCAGCGGCGAAGCCAAGCGCATCGAGCTGGAAGGCGTGTTCGTGCAGATCGGCCTGGTGCCCAACACCGAATGGCTCAAGGGCACGGTGGAGCTGTCCAAGTTCGGCGAGATCATCGTCAACGCCAAGGGCGAGACCTCGGTGCCGGGCGTGTTTGCCGCCGGCGACGCGACCACGACGCCTTTCAAGCAGATCATCATCGCCGCCGGTGAGGGCGCGAAGGCCGCGCTGGCCGCCTTCGACCACATCATCCGTCACTGA
- a CDS encoding MoaD/ThiS family protein — translation MARIIFTPQLRRFVEAPEVLVEATSVREALDAALADKPRLRAYVLDEQGHLRANVTIFVDGRRLRDLRGLSDALGPEAQVHVLQALSGG, via the coding sequence ATGGCCCGCATCATCTTCACCCCCCAGCTGCGCCGCTTCGTCGAGGCCCCCGAGGTCCTGGTGGAGGCGACCAGCGTGCGCGAGGCGCTGGACGCCGCCCTGGCGGACAAGCCGCGCCTGCGCGCCTATGTGCTGGACGAGCAGGGCCATCTGCGCGCCAACGTCACGATCTTTGTGGACGGGCGCCGCCTGCGCGATCTGCGCGGCCTGAGCGATGCGCTGGGCCCCGAGGCCCAGGTCCATGTGCTGCAAGCATTGTCCGGAGGATGA
- a CDS encoding GNAT family N-acetyltransferase has protein sequence MSFPTLQTERLLLRELTPADAPTLFAIHGNAEAMRWFGSDPLQSLAQAEQLVETFASWRRQPNPGTRWGLARREDGALVGSCGLFNWNRAWRRCVLGYELAPAAQGQGLMAEALRAVLDWGFAAEGMNLNRVEALIHPRNTPSLSLVGRLGFAREGLLREVAFWGGRHEDLELHALLAREWAAGKR, from the coding sequence ATGAGCTTTCCGACCTTGCAGACCGAGCGGCTCCTGCTGCGCGAGCTGACACCGGCCGATGCGCCGACCCTGTTCGCCATCCACGGCAATGCCGAGGCCATGCGCTGGTTTGGCAGCGACCCGCTGCAGAGCCTGGCCCAGGCCGAGCAGCTGGTCGAGACCTTTGCCAGCTGGCGCCGCCAGCCCAACCCCGGCACGCGCTGGGGCCTGGCCCGGCGTGAGGACGGTGCGCTCGTGGGCAGCTGCGGCCTCTTCAACTGGAACCGCGCCTGGCGCCGCTGCGTGCTGGGCTATGAGCTGGCCCCCGCCGCCCAGGGTCAGGGCTTGATGGCCGAGGCCCTGCGTGCCGTGCTGGACTGGGGCTTCGCGGCCGAGGGCATGAACCTGAACCGCGTGGAGGCCCTGATCCACCCGCGCAACACGCCCTCGCTGAGCCTGGTGGGCCGCCTGGGTTTTGCCCGCGAGGGGCTGCTGCGCGAGGTGGCCTTCTGGGGCGGCCGGCACGAAGACCTGGAACTGCACGCCCTGCTGGCGCGTGAGTGGGCGGCCGGCAAGCGCTAG
- a CDS encoding pseudouridine synthase has translation MLQILHADEHLVAINKPPGLLVHRSQLDAQEEVFALQLLREQLGRPVWPVHRLDKGTSGLLLFALSAEVASVLGQAFEQGRVAKRYQALVRGWPAAGEGLIDHALAKDPERASAGQTLLPSRTAWRCLARGEWPLVSDARFPGTRVALLECRPETGRRHQIRRHLKHIAHPILGDATHGKGPLNRAVAGFLGLQRLWLHAAEIRLQHPADGRWLEIAAPCGPEWATLRERGPWQTAADGAL, from the coding sequence ATGTTGCAGATCCTCCACGCCGACGAGCACCTCGTCGCCATCAACAAGCCGCCGGGCCTGCTGGTGCACCGCAGCCAGCTCGATGCGCAGGAAGAAGTGTTTGCCCTGCAGTTGCTGCGCGAGCAGCTGGGCCGGCCGGTCTGGCCGGTGCACCGGCTGGACAAGGGCACCTCGGGCCTGCTGCTGTTCGCGCTATCGGCCGAGGTGGCTTCGGTCCTGGGCCAGGCCTTCGAGCAGGGGCGCGTGGCCAAGCGCTACCAGGCCCTGGTGCGCGGCTGGCCGGCCGCTGGCGAGGGCCTGATCGACCATGCCCTGGCCAAGGACCCCGAGCGCGCCTCGGCCGGCCAGACCCTGCTGCCCTCGCGCACCGCCTGGCGCTGCCTGGCCCGCGGCGAGTGGCCGCTGGTGAGCGATGCCCGCTTCCCCGGCACCCGCGTGGCCCTGCTGGAATGCCGGCCCGAGACCGGGCGCCGGCACCAGATCCGCCGCCACCTCAAGCACATCGCCCATCCCATCCTGGGCGACGCCACCCATGGCAAGGGCCCGCTGAACCGGGCGGTGGCGGGCTTTCTGGGTCTGCAGCGCCTGTGGCTGCATGCGGCCGAGATCCGGCTGCAGCACCCGGCCGATGGCCGCTGGCTGGAGATCGCCGCCCCCTGCGGGCCGGAATGGGCCACCCTGCGCGAGCGCGGCCCGTGGCAGACGGCGGCAGATGGAGCGCTCTAG